In the genome of Paenibacillus pabuli, the window CGCCTCTTCTCGGGTCTGTTCGGCATAGGTCATAGCTGCGCTGATCTATCACGTCTGAAAGACAGTCTTGAGGCAGCCAAGGATACCTTGCGCATTCAGAAGGATATCGGTGTGATGCAGCAGCCCTTTTACAGCGATCTCCACTGTTACCGCATTATTGCCAGCATGAAGCAGAGCGGGAGTCTGGATGATTTCATTGAGGAATATCTCGGTCCGGTCATTCGTTATGATGCGGAAAAAGGCGGCCAGTTGCTGCGTACGCTTAAGCAATATTTTATTCTATGCTGCTCCAAGCAGGATACGGCCACGGCTTTGTTTATCGTCCGACAGACGTTATATCACAGATTACACAAAATTGAGACACTCCTGGGTGACGACTATACCCTTCCCGAGAAACGCGTCGCCATCGAACTTGCCATCTATGCATATGAATACGTTCATGGGCCACTCGCGTGACCTTCTACGCTCCTTTTTGCTCCTGAAGCTGCCTGATCAGGATCTGACTGAACCACTTCCGCCCAGACGCCGTACCCACATATTGCTCCTGTTTCTCTCCGGGAAGGTCGGGGTGCCCCCACACGACATGAGCACCCTCCAGATGTTCCCGAACGGCATAGATCCGATACCCCTGCGCCACCATTCGTTCAATCGCTATCTTTTCGGCTTCCAATACATCATGGTCAGACATCAGCTTCACCCTCCATTTACTACCGTCACAGGCTGTCTCACAGGTAATGGTGCACCGGCATCATATTTGTCACGCTTCACATAGCGACCCGCCCCTGCCACTCCGGCAAACTGTCGGTCCCGAATCACATATTCCCCGCGGCATATTACTGTTACTGGGCATCCATGGACCTGCATGCCTTCAAAGGCGCTATAATCCACATTCATGTGGTGGGTAGCTGCCGAAATCACTCTTGAGATCGATGGATCAAAAATAACGATATCCGCATCTGTCCCCACAGCAAGGGTTCCTTTCTGCGGAAATAACCCAAATAGCTTGCTTGCTCGTGTAGAGCATAAATCCACCCACTGATTCAGCGAAATACGTCCCTTCACGACCCCTTCGGAATATAAAATGCTGAGACGATCCTCAATGACAGGCCCGCCATTTGGGATTTTGCTAAAATCATCCCGCCCCAGATCCTTCTGTCCCTTGAAGTTAAACGAACAATGATCCGAGCCAATCGTCTGCAACTGACCGCTCTTGAGTGCATTCCACAGCACTTCCTGATGAGAGGCTTCACGCAGCGGTGGGGACCAGACATACTTTGCACCTTCAAAATCCGGTTGATCCATCTTCGATTGATCCAGAGTTAAGTACTGCGGACAAGTCTCGCCCCAGATTCGGTAGCCCATGTCTCGCATACGCGCAATCTGCTCCACGGCTTCGGCACAGGTCACGTGCACCACATAGAGCTGTGAATCGGCAAGTGCTGCCAATCGTGCCGCACGCCCTGTAGCCTCACCCTCCAGCATGGATGGTCGGGTAAGAGCATGGTGAATCGGCTCGGTTCTCCCATCCGCCAGCGCCTGCCGGACCAGCAGATCAATAACATCACCGTTCTCGGCGTGTACCATGACGAGTGCGCCGTACTCTTTGGCCTTTTGCAGCGTCTGAAAAAGAATGCCGTCATCGGCCTGGAACTGATTTTTATATGCCATGAACACCTTGAAAGAAGACACCCCTTCTTCTTCAATGATCTGCGGCAGTTCTTCCAGCACCTGATCATTCATCTCGCCAATCATCAAGTGAAACCCGTAATCAATGGCGGCTTTGCCCTCGGCTTTGGCATGCCACTCCTGAAGGGATTCCAGTAAAGGTCGGCCTTTTTGCGTCAAACAGAAATCAATGACCGTCGTTGTGCCGCCGAAGGCAGCAGCTGCGGTTCCCGTTGCAAAATCATCCGCCGTCACCGTTCCGCCGAACGGCATATCCAGATGTGTGTGCGGATCAATCCCGCCAGGGATGACATAACAACCAGACGCATCCACAACCTCCGTCCGTTCATCCGGCACAAGTCCCATGCCAATCTGCATGATCTTTCCATTTTCAATGTAGATATCCGCTTCAAACGTATCCGACGCTGTGACCAACATTCCATTACGAATCAATTTGCGGGTACTCATGATATCGCCTCCTTGGTGGATTGATTTCTGACCGATTGCAGCAGGGCAATCGCAGACTGACGGTCATTCCAGGTTAACGGTTCCTGTTCATGTGCGATCTCTACCATCTCAATTGCGCCGTTCACCGGACAGACAATCGAGCACAGATTACATCCGACACAATCTTCCTCAACGACCTCCAGATAGGAGCCAGAGGGATCAGACAGCATATCAATACATTGATGCGAGGTGTCCTCGCAGGCGATATGGCATTTGTTGCAATTGATACAGACATCGCGGTTGATGCGGGCTACCACTTTGTAATTCAAATCGAGATTGCCCCAATCCGAATAACGCGGAACCGTCTGACCAATCAACTCGGATACACTTCCCAGACCTTTCTCATCCAAATAATCGTTCAAGCCATCGATCATGTCCTCCACGATACGGAAGCCATGATGCATGGCTGCGGTGCATACCTGAACCCCCGTCGCACCCATAAGTAAAAACTCCGCGGTGTCCCGCCAGTCGGATATGCCTCCGATACCAGAGATGGGCACCCCCACTGCCGGATTGCGGGCACACTCGGCAACCATGTTGAGCGCAATCGGCTTCACAGCCGGACCGCAGTAGCCGCCATGCGCCCCTTTGCCACCTACATGCGGCACAGTATTCCAGGAATCGAGATCCACACCCGCCAGGGAGTTAATCGTATTAATCAGGGAAATCGCATCCGCACCGCCGCGCACCGCCGCCCGGGCAGTCGCCGTAATATCGGTGATATTGGGCGTTAGCTTCACAATGACAGGTGTGGTCGCCACTTCCTTCACCCACATCGTCTGTAATTCGACCAGATCCGGCTGCTGACCAGACGCTGCTCCCATGCCACGTTCGGCCATGCCGTGCGGACAGCCAAAGTTCAGCTCCAGCCCGTCTACGCCGACTGCTTCGACTTTCTTCACAATCTCATGCCACTTCTCGCGTTTCGGTTCCACCATGAGTGAAGCAACCACTGCCCGATCCGGGAAACGCCTCTTGGTCTCGGCGATTTCACGCAGATTCACCTCGAGCGGACGGTCGGATATTAACTCAATATTGTTAAAACCCGCGACGCGCTGCCCACCAAAATGAACGGCTGCAAAACGTGAAGAGGTATTAATGATCGGCTCGCCCAACGTCTTCCAGACGGCACCACCCCAGCCAGCTTCAAAGGCGCGCTGAACCTGATATCCGGTATTGGTCGGCGGCGCAGAGGCCAGCCAGAATGGATTCGGCGATCGAATACCTGCCAGATTAATGGATAAATCAGCCATAACGATCCCTCCTTGGTGTGGTTTGAACTCACAATGGTGTTTGCACTTGCTGTGGTGTTTGTTTGAAACTCACAAATTACACGGGAAGCTCACGTTTTATCCTCCAAGCTTACGTATCACGCTGCAACCTTACTTATTTCCCAGGAATCCTGAATCATCAGGGTTAATTGGTGCGGTTCGTATTGCCAATCTGTTGGCATAATCTCTGGGTATAATCTGATGGATATAAGCTTGGGTATAACCTGTCGGAATACACCTCTAACGAACTGTACACCTTCTATTTGCCGAAAATACGTTAGGTGAGCAATTTAACGAATCGTAGAAGTCCTATGTTCTTGTTTCTGCTCTTTTTCCTTCAGTTTAGCGAATTTCCATCCGAATAAAGCGTCTGGGGTTCGTTAGATTTCACAACACTCGCTAATCACCTCAATAAGGTGCATAGGGTTCGTTAGCACGAACTGAACGCAAGATTGTGAAATATCACTGCACTGTACCTTCCATACGTCTCGTGCCATAGGTTTTCTTCCCTCTCACCGTTCTCCCCGCCCCCTTTCCTACCTCATATCTCATGCCGTCTCTTCCACCTGTCCGGGCAACTCCTTCATCACCGATGCAGCTGCCAGCTTGCCCTGCTGTGCTGCGGAGACTACCATCGCTTCGCCCTGCCCCTGTCCGAAGATCACATCCCCTGCCGCATAGATCTGTGGATGGGAGGTGCGGTACGTCTGTGGTTCCACCTCAACCACGCCCCAGTGATGACGCAGGCCAAATGCTTCAATTAATGGCAGCAAACGGTTCTGTCCAATGGCTCGAACAACGGTATCACATTCAAGCACGAACTCCGACCTCTCAACCGGCACAGGCAGTGCCGGACCGCCTCCAGGTGGAGTAACCAGCTTCATTTTGACACACTCTATAGCCTGAACCCGCCCATTCTCGTCTCCAATAATGCGCTTCGGCATGGTGAACCAGCGAAATTCCACACCTTCCTGCTTCGCAAATGTATATTCAAATGCATAAGCCGTCATCTGGCTCTCCCCTCGT includes:
- the hydA gene encoding dihydropyrimidinase, whose amino-acid sequence is MSTRKLIRNGMLVTASDTFEADIYIENGKIMQIGMGLVPDERTEVVDASGCYVIPGGIDPHTHLDMPFGGTVTADDFATGTAAAAFGGTTTVIDFCLTQKGRPLLESLQEWHAKAEGKAAIDYGFHLMIGEMNDQVLEELPQIIEEEGVSSFKVFMAYKNQFQADDGILFQTLQKAKEYGALVMVHAENGDVIDLLVRQALADGRTEPIHHALTRPSMLEGEATGRAARLAALADSQLYVVHVTCAEAVEQIARMRDMGYRIWGETCPQYLTLDQSKMDQPDFEGAKYVWSPPLREASHQEVLWNALKSGQLQTIGSDHCSFNFKGQKDLGRDDFSKIPNGGPVIEDRLSILYSEGVVKGRISLNQWVDLCSTRASKLFGLFPQKGTLAVGTDADIVIFDPSISRVISAATHHMNVDYSAFEGMQVHGCPVTVICRGEYVIRDRQFAGVAGAGRYVKRDKYDAGAPLPVRQPVTVVNGG
- the preA gene encoding NAD-dependent dihydropyrimidine dehydrogenase subunit PreA, with amino-acid sequence MADLSINLAGIRSPNPFWLASAPPTNTGYQVQRAFEAGWGGAVWKTLGEPIINTSSRFAAVHFGGQRVAGFNNIELISDRPLEVNLREIAETKRRFPDRAVVASLMVEPKREKWHEIVKKVEAVGVDGLELNFGCPHGMAERGMGAASGQQPDLVELQTMWVKEVATTPVIVKLTPNITDITATARAAVRGGADAISLINTINSLAGVDLDSWNTVPHVGGKGAHGGYCGPAVKPIALNMVAECARNPAVGVPISGIGGISDWRDTAEFLLMGATGVQVCTAAMHHGFRIVEDMIDGLNDYLDEKGLGSVSELIGQTVPRYSDWGNLDLNYKVVARINRDVCINCNKCHIACEDTSHQCIDMLSDPSGSYLEVVEEDCVGCNLCSIVCPVNGAIEMVEIAHEQEPLTWNDRQSAIALLQSVRNQSTKEAIS